The following proteins come from a genomic window of Candidatus Bostrichicola ureolyticus:
- a CDS encoding aquaporin family protein, protein MTEFYAELIGTIFLILLGNGVVANVVLSKTKGNNSGWIVITTGWALAVFVSIVITSKYSSGVHLNPVITIGLALIKKVEWIKVPLLILAQFIGSMIGAFLVWLIYKDHFLITKDPLVKLSVFNTIPAIKNPLLNITSEIIATFMLMFFIFNFTDSKDALPISFLIWSIGLSLGGTTGSEINPARDLGPRLMHFILPIPGKGSSDWEYAWIPVVGPIIGTIIAYILYCLL, encoded by the coding sequence ATGACAGAATTTTACGCAGAACTAATTGGTACAATATTCCTAATTTTATTAGGAAATGGAGTGGTAGCTAATGTAGTTTTGTCTAAAACTAAAGGAAATAATTCTGGATGGATTGTAATAACAACCGGTTGGGCATTAGCAGTTTTTGTAAGTATTGTAATTACCAGTAAATATAGTAGTGGAGTCCATTTAAATCCTGTAATAACTATTGGTTTAGCTTTGATAAAAAAAGTTGAATGGATAAAAGTTCCTCTATTAATATTAGCTCAATTTATTGGATCTATGATAGGAGCATTTTTAGTATGGTTAATTTATAAAGATCATTTTTTGATAACTAAAGATCCTTTAGTTAAACTATCGGTTTTTAATACAATTCCAGCTATAAAAAATCCTCTATTAAATATTACAAGTGAAATTATAGCTACTTTTATGTTAATGTTTTTCATTTTTAATTTTACAGACTCTAAAGATGCACTACCAATATCTTTTTTAATTTGGAGTATAGGTCTATCTTTAGGAGGTACAACAGGTAGCGAAATTAATCCTGCTCGTGATTTGGGGCCAAGACTAATGCATTTTATTTTACCTATTCCTGGAAAAGGATCAAGCGATTGGGAATATGCCTGGATACCTGTTGTAGGACCAATAATAGGTACTATAATTGCTTATATTTTATATTGTTTGTTATGA
- the thrS gene encoding threonine--tRNA ligase: MIYITLVDNTVKEYKVGVTPIEVAKDIFCKKKIDKLLSASINDNQIELNTPIYANAKLCFYTWEDELGKKAFWHSSAHLLAQAILELYPQVKLTIGPAINNGFYYDIDFVNTSFTKKDFSIVEKIMIKNAKKASQFKVYNISKIEALSYYKDNIYKTELIKNIKDKDLTFCKHDNFIDLCKGGHIPHTAFIKYIKLINISGVYWRGNKNNKQLTRIYGISFPNEYYFNKYLSNISEYQKRDHRKIGKKLEIFTFSKRVGSGLPLWLPKGTLLRKLLEEFLTKLQQKIGYEMVITPHIGHKDLYTTSGHWDKYMENSFKSILTPNSEEEFILKPMNCPHHCEIYRSHQLSYKDLPKRFAEFGTVYRYEHSGELHGLTRVRSFTQDDAHIFCTSDQLLNEFKLVIDLVIYILNSLGFKDYTAQISLRDYNNTSKYIGTNENWKKSEEYIIQATKEKDLKTKLVYGEAAFYGPKLDFIVKDALGRNWQLGTIQVDYNMPIRFDLNYKGNDNKLHRPIMIHRAPFGSLERFIAILIEHTGGDFPLWLAPYQGVILTISKKYLVYAKKIFNILSSNIRLLMDDRNEKIGKKILDAEISKIPIMIIIGHKEEKNKSISLRRRGSNNFEEIQIEKFLKIIKKELTF; encoded by the coding sequence ATGATATATATAACATTAGTTGATAATACAGTTAAAGAATACAAAGTAGGAGTAACACCAATTGAAGTTGCTAAAGATATTTTTTGTAAAAAAAAAATAGATAAATTATTATCTGCTAGTATTAATGATAATCAAATAGAATTAAATACTCCAATATATGCAAATGCAAAATTATGTTTTTATACTTGGGAAGATGAATTAGGTAAAAAAGCATTTTGGCATTCTTCTGCTCATTTATTGGCTCAAGCTATTTTAGAATTATATCCACAAGTTAAGCTTACTATTGGACCAGCTATTAATAATGGATTTTACTATGATATAGATTTTGTAAATACATCATTTACTAAAAAAGATTTCTCTATTGTAGAGAAAATAATGATTAAAAATGCTAAAAAAGCTTCACAATTTAAAGTATATAATATTTCTAAAATAGAAGCTTTATCTTATTATAAAGATAATATATATAAAACTGAATTAATAAAAAATATTAAAGATAAAGATCTTACTTTTTGTAAGCACGATAATTTTATTGATCTTTGTAAAGGAGGTCACATTCCACATACAGCATTTATAAAATATATAAAATTAATAAATATTTCAGGAGTATATTGGCGTGGTAATAAAAATAATAAACAATTAACACGTATTTATGGAATTTCATTCCCTAATGAATATTATTTCAATAAATATTTATCTAATATTTCTGAATATCAGAAACGTGATCATAGAAAAATAGGAAAAAAATTGGAAATTTTTACATTTTCTAAACGTGTAGGATCAGGATTACCTTTGTGGTTACCTAAAGGAACTTTGTTGCGTAAACTTTTAGAAGAGTTTTTAACAAAACTTCAACAAAAAATAGGTTATGAAATGGTGATAACCCCGCATATTGGGCATAAAGATTTATATACTACTTCTGGACATTGGGATAAATATATGGAAAATAGTTTTAAATCTATTCTAACTCCTAATAGTGAAGAGGAATTTATTTTAAAACCAATGAATTGTCCTCATCATTGTGAAATTTACCGTTCACATCAATTGTCTTATAAAGATTTACCAAAACGTTTTGCAGAATTTGGTACTGTATATCGTTATGAGCATAGTGGAGAACTTCACGGACTAACACGTGTACGAAGTTTCACACAAGACGATGCTCATATTTTTTGTACTTCTGATCAATTATTAAATGAATTTAAATTGGTTATTGATTTAGTTATTTATATATTAAATTCTTTAGGATTTAAAGACTATACTGCCCAAATTTCGTTAAGAGATTATAATAACACTTCAAAATATATTGGTACTAATGAAAATTGGAAAAAATCAGAAGAATATATAATTCAAGCCACTAAAGAAAAAGATTTAAAAACAAAATTAGTTTATGGTGAAGCAGCTTTTTATGGTCCAAAACTTGATTTTATTGTAAAAGATGCCTTAGGACGTAATTGGCAATTAGGAACAATTCAAGTAGATTATAATATGCCTATACGTTTTGATCTTAATTATAAAGGAAATGATAATAAATTACATAGACCAATAATGATTCACCGTGCTCCTTTTGGATCTTTAGAACGTTTTATTGCAATTCTTATTGAACATACTGGAGGTGATTTTCCATTATGGTTAGCTCCTTATCAAGGAGTTATTCTTACTATAAGTAAAAAATATTTAGTATATGCTAAAAAAATATTTAATATATTAAGTTCAAATATAAGATTGTTAATGGATGATAGAAATGAAAAAATAGGTAAAAAGATACTAGATGCAGAAATTAGTAAAATTCCTATTATGATTATAATAGGACATAAAGAAGAAAAAAATAAATCAATTTCTCTACGACGGAGAGGATCAAATAATTTTGAAGAAATTCAAATAGAAAAATTTTTGAAAATTATAAAAAAAGAATTAACTTTTTAA
- the infC gene encoding translation initiation factor IF-3, whose amino-acid sequence MNIKDKYYRINEYIVATKVRLVGENVKIGIYTLKNALKMAKYNELDLVEINSKTDPPICKILEYKKFLYEQKKKQKLIKLKQDKVIIKEIRLGPQTNIHDIEFKIKNAKKFLKDKEKVKISIFFKGRSIMYKDHGKVLLFKFADALNLYGKVEKMPIMDGKKMYMIISPIKYSKHDKIEK is encoded by the coding sequence ATAAATATAAAAGATAAATATTATCGTATAAATGAATATATAGTTGCTACTAAAGTACGTTTAGTTGGAGAAAATGTAAAAATAGGTATTTATACATTAAAAAATGCACTTAAAATGGCTAAATATAATGAACTAGATTTAGTAGAAATTAATTCTAAAACTGATCCACCTATATGTAAAATACTTGAATATAAAAAGTTTTTATACGAACAAAAAAAGAAACAAAAATTAATTAAATTAAAACAAGATAAAGTTATTATAAAAGAAATACGTCTTGGGCCACAAACAAATATTCATGATATTGAATTTAAAATAAAAAATGCTAAAAAATTTTTAAAAGATAAAGAAAAAGTTAAAATATCTATTTTTTTTAAAGGACGTTCTATAATGTATAAAGATCATGGAAAAGTTCTTTTATTTAAATTTGCAGATGCACTAAATCTTTATGGAAAAGTAGAAAAAATGCCAATAATGGATGGAAAAAAAATGTATATGATTATATCACCAATAAAATATTCAAAACATGACAAAATTGAAAAGTAA
- the rpmI gene encoding 50S ribosomal protein L35, with amino-acid sequence MTKLKSKSGSKKRFKITASGLIKRKHAFKNHILTKKSTKKKRYLTKYAIITKADIKNIKKQLLL; translated from the coding sequence ATGACAAAATTGAAAAGTAAATCTGGATCAAAAAAAAGATTTAAAATTACTGCTAGTGGTCTTATTAAAAGAAAACATGCATTTAAAAATCATATTCTGACTAAAAAATCTACCAAAAAAAAACGATATTTAACTAAATATGCTATAATAACAAAAGCAGATATTAAAAATATAAAAAAACAATTATTATTATAA
- the rplT gene encoding 50S ribosomal protein L20 — MPRSVNSVASKRKRKKILKNAKGYYGVGSKVYTIAKNRVEKAFQHAYIGRKQKKRIFRSLWIQRINAVVRTFGMSYSKFIDLLYNKNINLNRKVIADLAMNNPNILKKIIIEYIL; from the coding sequence ATGCCAAGATCTGTAAATTCAGTAGCTTCAAAACGCAAAAGAAAAAAAATACTTAAAAATGCTAAAGGTTATTATGGAGTAGGAAGTAAAGTATATACAATAGCTAAAAATAGAGTTGAAAAAGCATTTCAGCATGCTTATATTGGTCGGAAACAAAAAAAAAGAATATTTCGTTCTTTATGGATTCAAAGAATAAATGCAGTAGTTAGAACATTTGGAATGTCATATTCAAAATTTATAGATTTATTATATAATAAAAATATCAATCTTAACCGCAAGGTTATTGCGGATTTAGCAATGAACAATCCTAATATTTTAAAAAAAATTATTATAGAATATATTCTATAA
- the def gene encoding peptide deformylase — MILPIIIYGNSILRKKCVNISDSFPKLNLLISNMFETMYNVEGIGLAAPQIGQNIKLFIIDYSNNSKYKISKYKKVFINAKIIKSYGPKSIFKEGCLSIPNIIELVKRESHILIRYYDEYWNRHTEILNGLPARIVQHEYDHLYGKLFIDRLSTGKKKNIYNKLNKLYL, encoded by the coding sequence ATGATATTACCTATAATAATTTATGGTAATTCTATTCTAAGAAAAAAATGTGTTAACATTTCTGATTCTTTTCCTAAACTTAATTTATTGATTTCAAATATGTTTGAAACGATGTATAATGTAGAAGGAATAGGATTAGCAGCACCTCAAATTGGACAAAATATAAAATTATTTATTATAGATTATTCTAATAATTCTAAGTATAAGATTTCTAAGTATAAGAAAGTTTTTATTAACGCTAAAATAATAAAAAGTTATGGTCCAAAATCAATTTTTAAAGAAGGTTGTCTTAGTATACCCAATATTATTGAATTAGTCAAAAGAGAATCTCACATCTTGATAAGATATTATGATGAATATTGGAATAGACATACAGAAATATTAAATGGATTACCAGCAAGAATTGTACAACATGAATATGATCATCTTTATGGAAAACTTTTTATTGATCGTTTATCTACTGGTAAAAAAAAAAATATTTATAATAAATTAAATAAATTATATTTATAG
- the ruvX gene encoding Holliday junction resolvase RuvX, translating into MSKILGIDYGRKRTGIAITDPLEIIAYGLETINTEKLMLFIKEYLYKEEIKKIVIGLPKQLNGKYAPIEIDIRQFIKLINQKYNHIIIKRIDERFTSKLAKQYMIEGGLNKKKRKNKTLINKISATLILQSYLLQKDNLL; encoded by the coding sequence ATGTCAAAAATACTAGGTATAGATTATGGCCGCAAAAGAACAGGTATTGCAATTACTGATCCTCTAGAAATAATAGCTTATGGATTAGAAACTATAAATACAGAAAAATTAATGTTATTTATAAAAGAATATCTTTATAAAGAAGAAATAAAAAAAATTGTTATAGGATTACCTAAGCAATTAAATGGTAAATATGCACCTATTGAAATAGATATTAGACAATTTATTAAATTAATAAATCAAAAATATAATCATATTATTATAAAACGTATAGATGAACGTTTTACTTCTAAATTAGCAAAACAATATATGATAGAAGGAGGATTAAATAAAAAAAAAAGAAAAAATAAAACATTAATAAATAAAATTAGTGCTACTTTAATTCTACAATCTTATCTTTTGCAAAAAGATAATTTATTATGA
- a CDS encoding 2,3,4,5-tetrahydropyridine-2,6-dicarboxylate N-succinyltransferase, which produces MDKYKTTIEKVWHYKQNWKITEIKNIIFDVIKQLDNGTLRIATYDKNDKKWIINEWIKKTILMYFSIKEMELLEVGPFEFYDKIPLKNSYDEKKVRVVPPAIARYGSYISPGSVLMPSYVNIGAYIGTNSMIDTWATVGSCAQIGSNVHISGGVGIGGVLEPLQSAPVIIEDNVFIGSRCILVEGVYIEEEAVLGANVVLTASTKIIDVTGNNPIEIKGRVPKRSVVIPGSYSKEYPAGRYNVQCALIIGKRKESTNKKTSLNEVLREHNII; this is translated from the coding sequence ATGGATAAATATAAAACAACAATAGAAAAAGTTTGGCACTATAAACAAAATTGGAAAATTACCGAAATAAAAAATATTATTTTTGATGTTATAAAACAACTTGATAACGGTACACTTAGGATAGCTACATATGATAAAAATGATAAAAAATGGATAATAAATGAATGGATTAAAAAAACAATTCTTATGTATTTTTCAATCAAAGAAATGGAACTTCTAGAAGTAGGTCCATTCGAATTTTATGACAAAATTCCCTTAAAAAATTCTTATGACGAAAAAAAAGTTCGTGTAGTTCCTCCTGCTATAGCTAGATATGGATCTTATATTTCTCCTGGTTCTGTTTTAATGCCTTCTTATGTTAATATTGGTGCTTATATAGGGACTAATAGTATGATAGATACGTGGGCTACAGTAGGTAGTTGTGCGCAAATTGGATCTAATGTCCATATAAGTGGAGGTGTTGGGATAGGTGGGGTTTTAGAACCTTTACAATCTGCACCTGTTATTATTGAAGATAATGTTTTTATTGGATCTAGATGTATTTTAGTTGAAGGCGTTTATATAGAAGAAGAAGCTGTTTTAGGCGCTAATGTAGTTTTAACAGCATCAACTAAAATTATAGATGTTACTGGTAACAATCCTATTGAAATAAAAGGTAGAGTACCAAAACGTTCAGTAGTAATACCAGGATCATATTCTAAAGAATATCCTGCTGGACGATATAATGTTCAATGTGCTTTAATAATTGGAAAACGTAAGGAAAGTACAAATAAAAAAACATCACTTAATGAAGTTTTACGAGAACATAATATTATTTAA
- a CDS encoding HD domain-containing protein — MLNNIFNKKIFKIISKSSKEIKQDSYIVGGYVRDFLLGKQSQDIDIVTTGSGIHLAEQVSKNIEKKPKVNFFKKFGTAMLIYENDKVEFVGARKESYNINSRNPLIEKGLLIDDQNRRDFTINSIAISLNNNDYGRLIDPLMGKDDLKKKIIRTTRDPNITYYDDPLRMMRAIRLATQLKFKIEDLSYEFIKKNKERIHIVSIERIMDEFNKILSCEKPSIGINLLYDSGLLNIILPELTALKGIEEKDGYTHKDNFIHTIEVIDNISKKTNYLWLRWAALLHDIGKTNTKKYLSGIGWTFRSHEVLGSKMIPYIFRRLKLPMGVTMRYIQKIIRYSSRPIALISDKTTDSAIRRLLFDLGNDIEDLIMLCEADITTKNLSKKQQYKSNFNLVSTKLKQIEKKDKIRNWQHPISGECIMNTFNLKPCKQVGIIKNAIKEAILEGEINNEKNDAYILMLKKGKELGLKTNK, encoded by the coding sequence ATGTTAAATAATATATTTAATAAAAAAATATTTAAGATAATAAGTAAATCTTCTAAAGAAATTAAACAAGATTCTTATATTGTAGGAGGTTACGTACGAGATTTTTTATTGGGTAAGCAATCTCAAGATATTGATATTGTAACTACAGGAAGTGGTATTCATTTAGCAGAGCAAGTATCTAAAAATATTGAAAAAAAACCTAAAGTAAATTTTTTCAAAAAATTTGGTACTGCTATGTTGATATACGAAAATGATAAAGTAGAATTTGTAGGAGCTAGAAAAGAATCATATAATATTAATAGTCGAAATCCTCTAATAGAAAAAGGTTTACTTATAGACGATCAAAATAGAAGAGATTTTACTATTAATTCTATAGCTATTAGTCTTAATAATAATGATTACGGAAGGTTAATAGATCCTTTAATGGGAAAAGATGATTTAAAAAAAAAAATTATACGGACTACTAGAGATCCCAATATAACTTATTATGATGATCCTCTAAGAATGATGCGTGCTATACGTTTGGCTACACAATTAAAATTTAAAATTGAAGATTTATCTTATGAATTTATAAAAAAAAATAAAGAAAGAATACATATTGTATCTATAGAACGTATTATGGATGAATTTAATAAAATACTTTCTTGTGAAAAACCATCTATAGGTATTAATTTACTTTATGATTCTGGGTTATTGAATATTATATTACCTGAATTGACAGCACTGAAAGGAATAGAAGAAAAAGATGGTTACACACATAAAGATAATTTTATTCATACTATTGAAGTAATAGATAATATTAGCAAAAAAACAAATTATCTTTGGCTAAGATGGGCAGCATTACTTCATGATATTGGAAAAACTAATACTAAAAAATATTTGTCAGGTATTGGCTGGACGTTTCGTTCACATGAAGTTTTAGGTTCTAAAATGATACCGTATATATTTAGACGTCTTAAACTTCCTATGGGAGTTACAATGCGATATATTCAAAAAATAATACGATATAGTTCACGTCCAATTGCATTAATAAGTGATAAAACTACTGATTCTGCTATACGTAGATTATTATTTGATTTAGGAAATGATATTGAAGATTTAATAATGTTATGCGAAGCAGATATTACAACAAAAAATTTATCAAAAAAACAACAATACAAAAGTAATTTTAATTTAGTAAGTACTAAACTTAAGCAAATTGAAAAAAAAGATAAAATACGTAATTGGCAACATCCTATATCAGGAGAATGTATTATGAATACTTTTAATTTAAAACCTTGTAAACAAGTAGGTATTATAAAAAATGCTATAAAAGAAGCTATTTTAGAAGGAGAAATAAATAATGAAAAAAATGATGCTTATATATTAATGTTAAAAAAAGGAAAAGAATTAGGATTAAAAACAAATAAATAA
- a CDS encoding DHHA1 domain-containing protein, with protein MFLYLKKLNHDVCMILPTNYPNFLKWLPNNEDFIIYSEKNKIVIKEKIIYSDIIIFIDFHDLYRIKPIDIFLQESKAIKMLIDHHDNFKNYDFFDLKFYDPTASSTSIIIFRIINSMGDFNHVDIRIATCLYVSLVTDTGSFRFSYITPETHYIAAKLLETGIDISYVNNRIYSIYTKYRMFLLGKTLQNVKIISLYRTAYTIINAYDLKNNGDTEGFVNYGLDIKNIVFSLIFIENLKFIKISFRSKGNFDVNAFAKKHFSGGGHKNAAGGIYYKSLNETIKYFLSILPIYKKILQRINL; from the coding sequence ATGTTTTTATATTTAAAAAAACTTAACCATGATGTTTGTATGATTCTTCCTACAAATTATCCTAATTTTTTAAAGTGGTTACCTAATAATGAAGATTTTATAATTTATTCAGAAAAAAACAAAATAGTCATAAAAGAAAAAATTATATATTCAGATATAATAATATTTATAGATTTTCATGATTTATATAGAATAAAACCAATTGATATTTTTTTACAAGAATCAAAAGCAATAAAAATGTTAATTGATCATCATGATAATTTTAAAAATTATGATTTTTTTGATTTAAAATTTTATGATCCTACAGCCTCTTCTACAAGTATAATAATTTTTAGAATTATAAACAGTATGGGTGATTTTAATCATGTTGACATACGTATAGCTACCTGCTTATATGTAAGTTTAGTAACAGATACTGGTTCTTTTCGTTTTTCGTATATTACTCCTGAAACACATTATATAGCTGCCAAATTATTAGAAACTGGTATAGATATATCTTATGTAAATAATAGAATATATAGCATATATACTAAATATCGTATGTTCCTATTAGGAAAAACTTTGCAAAACGTCAAAATTATATCTCTATATAGAACTGCTTATACCATAATTAATGCTTATGATTTAAAAAATAATGGAGATACTGAAGGTTTTGTTAATTATGGTTTAGATATAAAAAATATTGTATTTTCTTTGATATTTATTGAAAATCTTAAGTTTATTAAAATATCCTTTCGGTCTAAAGGAAATTTTGATGTTAATGCTTTTGCAAAAAAGCACTTTTCGGGAGGAGGACACAAAAATGCTGCAGGAGGCATCTATTATAAAAGTTTAAATGAAACTATTAAATATTTTCTTAGCATATTACCTATATATAAAAAAATTCTTCAAAGAATAAACTTATAA
- the lipA gene encoding lipoyl synthase, whose product MKIDNKKKPNWIRVKLPIGKNYHRLQNLVDKYKLNTICQSGNCPNIGECWGNGIATFMILGNICTRSCRFCSVKTGRPQMIDWNEPEKIAFSIKKMNIKHAVITSVNRDDLEDMGSLLWIKTIKTIRYFNPFTTIETLIPDFKGKTQFLDKIINTKPEVISHNLETVRRLTKEIRIQAKYDRSLELLRYLKYNGQSRTKTGIMLGLGETEEEILETMADIKKSNVDIITIGQYLQPSKQQIAVRTFISPEQFKKYENIALKMGFLYVESGALVRSSYHADRHVK is encoded by the coding sequence ATGAAAATAGATAATAAAAAAAAACCTAATTGGATAAGAGTAAAATTACCAATAGGAAAAAATTATCATAGATTACAAAATCTAGTAGATAAGTATAAATTAAACACTATTTGCCAAAGTGGAAATTGCCCTAATATTGGTGAATGTTGGGGAAATGGCATAGCTACTTTTATGATATTAGGAAATATTTGTACTCGTTCATGTAGATTTTGTAGTGTAAAAACTGGCCGTCCCCAAATGATAGATTGGAATGAACCTGAAAAAATAGCATTTTCTATAAAAAAAATGAATATAAAACATGCTGTAATTACTTCTGTAAATAGAGATGATTTAGAGGATATGGGATCATTACTATGGATAAAAACTATTAAAACTATACGATATTTTAATCCATTCACCACTATTGAAACATTAATACCTGATTTTAAAGGAAAAACCCAATTTTTAGATAAAATTATAAATACAAAACCTGAAGTTATATCCCATAATTTAGAAACTGTTCGAAGATTAACTAAAGAAATACGTATTCAAGCTAAGTATGATCGTAGTTTAGAACTTTTACGTTATTTAAAATATAACGGACAAAGTCGTACTAAAACAGGCATAATGTTAGGTTTAGGAGAAACTGAAGAAGAAATATTAGAAACAATGGCAGACATAAAAAAATCTAATGTAGATATTATTACAATAGGACAATATTTACAACCATCAAAACAACAGATAGCTGTACGGACTTTTATTTCACCAGAACAGTTTAAAAAATATGAAAATATAGCATTAAAAATGGGTTTTTTGTATGTAGAAAGTGGAGCTTTAGTTCGCTCTTCATATCATGCAGATAGACATGTAAAATAA
- a CDS encoding Nif3-like dinuclear metal center hexameric protein has product MKVKDVTYALDKLAPTEYAENYDNVGLLIGNYDNKISKILITLDITEAVLKEAIDNEYNLIISYHPLIFNGIKKIIGSNYRERIIISAIKHDISIYVIHTNLDFMPNGTNYYIGKRLGLIKQQVLVPKLGCLKKLTTYVPKKYANIVRTSLFKVGAGNIGNYDYCSFNWEGIGSFRGKKDSNPFIGKKGKINFKEETCINVIFPIHKERLVIESLIKNHPYEDVAYEIIDINNQYLGLGTFGLLKESMSEKSFFSFLKEKMCTNNIRHSPFLGKPIEKVALIGGSGSFGLFHAKEVNADIFISSDFKYHHFFETDFLIADIGHYESEQFTKNLIETYLIDKFPNLAIFKSKINTNPVNYF; this is encoded by the coding sequence ATGAAAGTAAAAGATGTTACTTATGCACTTGATAAACTTGCTCCTACAGAATATGCTGAAAATTATGATAATGTAGGCCTTTTAATAGGAAATTATGATAATAAAATATCTAAAATATTAATAACTTTAGATATTACTGAAGCAGTATTAAAAGAAGCTATTGATAATGAATATAATCTTATTATTAGTTATCATCCACTTATTTTTAATGGAATAAAAAAAATAATAGGATCTAATTATAGAGAACGAATAATAATATCTGCAATTAAACATGATATTTCTATATATGTAATTCACACTAATTTGGATTTTATGCCGAATGGTACCAATTATTATATTGGTAAGCGTTTGGGTTTAATTAAACAACAAGTATTAGTTCCAAAATTAGGTTGTCTTAAAAAGTTAACAACTTATGTACCTAAAAAATATGCCAATATTGTAAGAACATCTTTATTTAAAGTAGGAGCAGGAAATATAGGTAATTATGATTATTGTAGTTTCAATTGGGAAGGTATAGGTAGTTTTAGGGGAAAAAAAGATTCAAATCCTTTTATTGGAAAAAAAGGAAAAATTAATTTTAAAGAAGAAACGTGTATTAACGTAATTTTTCCTATACATAAAGAACGTTTAGTTATAGAATCTCTTATTAAAAATCATCCTTATGAAGATGTTGCTTATGAAATTATTGATATTAATAATCAATACCTAGGTTTAGGTACATTTGGACTTTTAAAAGAAAGTATGTCAGAAAAATCTTTTTTTTCTTTTTTAAAAGAAAAAATGTGTACGAATAACATTCGTCATTCTCCTTTTTTAGGTAAACCTATTGAAAAAGTAGCTTTAATAGGTGGGTCCGGTAGTTTTGGATTATTTCATGCTAAAGAAGTAAATGCAGATATTTTTATATCATCTGATTTTAAATATCATCATTTTTTTGAAACAGATTTCTTAATTGCTGATATTGGACATTATGAATCTGAGCAATTTACAAAAAACTTAATAGAAACTTATTTAATAGATAAATTTCCTAATTTAGCTATTTTTAAATCAAAAATTAACACTAATCCAGTTAATTATTTTTAA